In Miscanthus floridulus cultivar M001 chromosome 5, ASM1932011v1, whole genome shotgun sequence, one genomic interval encodes:
- the LOC136454629 gene encoding peroxidase 16-like: MDPRFTSQLNDTCSSDPNAFAFLDPSPVGFDNAFYRNLQVGKGLLGSDQVLYSDMRSRSTADYYASNQGTFFGDFVTAMTKLRRIGIKTPATGDEIRRDCWFPN; this comes from the coding sequence atggacccccgCTTCACGTCGCAGCTGAACGACACCTGCAGCTCCGACCCCAATGCCTtcgccttcctcgacccctcgccggtggGCTTCGACAACGCCTTCTATCGAAACCTGCAGGTCGGCAAGGGCCTCCTGGGCTCCGACCAGGTGCTCTACTCCGACATGAGGTCGCGCAGCACGGCCGACTACTACGCGTCCAACCAAGGTACCTTCTTCGGCGATTTCGTgacggcgatgaccaagctcagGAGGATCGGGatcaagacgccggccaccggcgacgagatacgccgggactgctggttcccgaactag